In Proteus vulgaris, one DNA window encodes the following:
- a CDS encoding LysM-like peptidoglycan-binding domain-containing protein yields MVRASMATRNKKDVTAIHNTDSQINNEVNMGKFPGLHRRAILVIAVVLLVVFFWPTSENNGEPPQPSSSTQDLPVPIAPSVTSEDPIYQAPIPQAQDSLDADQGTELPNENSTTNNIDEGVAQTTQPQDPASTSAQKWQTYTIKEGQTLAQLFRDNQLPVNDAFSMAKSEDQQKSLSQLRSGQAIRLQRSPQGDVSMLEVTNSAGTVITYTRLSDGSYYRTP; encoded by the coding sequence ATGGTTCGTGCTAGTATGGCTACAAGGAATAAAAAAGATGTTACAGCAATTCATAATACTGATTCACAGATCAATAATGAGGTGAATATGGGCAAATTCCCTGGCTTACATCGTCGAGCAATACTGGTTATTGCCGTGGTTTTGTTGGTCGTATTTTTTTGGCCAACAAGTGAAAATAACGGTGAGCCACCTCAACCGTCATCATCGACGCAAGATCTTCCTGTACCCATTGCACCATCAGTCACTAGCGAAGATCCAATTTATCAAGCACCGATCCCTCAAGCACAGGATAGCTTAGATGCCGATCAAGGAACGGAGCTTCCTAATGAGAATTCAACGACAAACAATATAGATGAAGGTGTTGCTCAAACAACACAACCACAAGATCCCGCTTCAACATCTGCACAAAAATGGCAAACATATACCATTAAAGAAGGGCAGACCTTAGCGCAGCTCTTTAGAGATAATCAACTTCCAGTAAATGATGCTTTCTCTATGGCAAAATCTGAAGATCAACAAAAATCATTAAGCCAACTACGTTCAGGGCAGGCAATTCGATTACAACGTAGTCCACAAGGTGATGTAAGTATGCTGGAAGTCACAAACAGTGCTGGCACAGTTATCACTTATACACGTTTAAGTGATGGTAGTTATTACCGAACACCTTAG
- the nsrR gene encoding nitric oxide-sensing transcriptional repressor NsrR, whose translation MQLTSFTDYGLRALIYMASLPEGKMTSITEVTQVYGVSRNHMVKIINQLSHLGFVEAIRGKNGGIRLGKPATDIIVGDVVRALEPLSLVNCSAEFCHITPACRLKLVLNQAIEQFLKELDRHTLAELVENNSSLYKLLLEDI comes from the coding sequence GTGCAATTAACCAGTTTTACAGATTATGGATTGCGAGCATTGATATATATGGCTTCACTGCCAGAAGGCAAAATGACGAGCATCACAGAAGTGACGCAAGTTTATGGTGTCTCACGTAATCATATGGTGAAAATTATTAATCAACTGAGCCATTTGGGATTTGTTGAGGCTATTCGCGGTAAAAATGGAGGGATCCGTTTAGGCAAGCCTGCAACAGACATCATTGTCGGTGATGTTGTCCGTGCTTTAGAGCCACTTTCATTAGTAAACTGTAGTGCTGAGTTTTGTCACATTACCCCAGCTTGTCGGCTAAAACTGGTTTTAAATCAGGCGATTGAGCAGTTTTTGAAAGAGTTAGACCGTCACACACTCGCAGAGCTAGTTGAAAATAATAGCTCCTTATATAAATTGTTATTAGAAGATATTTGA
- the priB gene encoding primosomal replication protein N yields the protein MTANNHLVLTGTVCKALIRKVSPAGIPHCQFVIEHRSMQEEAGLKRQSWCRMPIIASGKALQAVTHSITVGSQITVSGFISSHQARNGLFKLVLHAEQIELIDSGD from the coding sequence GTGACGGCTAATAATCATTTGGTGCTAACTGGCACAGTGTGCAAAGCATTAATACGAAAAGTTAGCCCCGCTGGGATCCCGCACTGTCAATTTGTTATTGAACATCGTTCAATGCAAGAAGAGGCGGGATTAAAAAGACAATCATGGTGTCGAATGCCCATTATTGCTAGCGGGAAAGCGTTACAAGCAGTTACTCACAGTATAACGGTCGGCAGCCAAATCACCGTTTCAGGATTCATTAGTAGCCATCAGGCGCGAAATGGATTATTTAAATTGGTGCTTCATGCCGAGCAGATTGAATTGATAGATTCTGGAGACTAG
- the rplI gene encoding 50S ribosomal protein L9, whose protein sequence is MQIILLDKVANLGSLGDQVNVKSGYARNYLIPQGKAVSATKKNIEFFEARRAELEAKLAETLAAAEARAAKINALGSVTISSKAGDEGKLFGSIGTRDIADAVTAAGVEMCKSEVRLPNGVLRTTGDHEVHFQVHSDVFAELNVIIVAE, encoded by the coding sequence ATGCAAATTATTCTGCTTGATAAAGTAGCGAATCTGGGTAGCCTGGGTGATCAGGTTAACGTAAAATCGGGCTATGCTCGTAACTATTTAATCCCACAGGGTAAAGCTGTTTCTGCGACTAAGAAAAACATCGAGTTTTTCGAAGCGCGTCGTGCTGAGTTAGAAGCTAAATTAGCTGAAACTTTAGCAGCAGCTGAAGCTCGTGCAGCGAAGATCAATGCACTGGGTTCTGTCACTATCAGCTCTAAAGCGGGTGACGAAGGTAAACTGTTTGGTTCAATCGGTACTCGTGACATCGCTGATGCAGTAACTGCAGCTGGCGTTGAAATGTGTAAGAGCGAAGTTCGCCTGCCAAATGGCGTTCTGCGTACTACTGGTGACCACGAAGTTCACTTCCAAGTTCACAGTGACGTATTCGCTGAACTGAATGTTATCATCGTTGCTGAATAA
- the rlmB gene encoding 23S rRNA (guanosine(2251)-2'-O)-methyltransferase RlmB, with protein sequence MSEEIIYGIHAVKALLERDPARFKEVYVLKGREDRRLTPVIHELEAQGILVQVANRQWLDSQTEGAVHQGIIAKVKPGRQYQEQDLPDLLAKVGTPFLLVLDGVTDPHNLGACLRSADAAGVHAVIVPKDRSAQLNATAKKVACGAAESVPLIKVTNLARTLRFLQEENVWIVGTAGEADHTLYQSKLTGPMALVMGAEGEGMRRLTREHCDELISIPMAGTVSSLNVSVATGVCLFEAMRQRIIVK encoded by the coding sequence ATGAGCGAAGAAATTATTTATGGTATTCACGCAGTAAAAGCATTACTTGAGCGTGATCCTGCGCGTTTTAAAGAAGTTTATGTATTAAAAGGGCGTGAAGATCGCCGTTTAACTCCCGTTATCCATGAATTAGAAGCCCAAGGGATTTTAGTTCAAGTGGCTAATCGTCAGTGGTTAGATAGCCAAACGGAAGGTGCTGTTCACCAAGGTATCATTGCAAAAGTGAAACCTGGTCGTCAGTACCAAGAACAAGATTTACCCGATTTATTAGCTAAAGTTGGTACACCTTTCTTATTAGTGTTAGATGGCGTAACAGATCCGCATAATTTAGGTGCATGTTTACGTAGCGCAGATGCAGCCGGTGTACATGCTGTCATTGTTCCCAAAGATCGTTCCGCACAATTAAATGCTACAGCAAAAAAAGTCGCATGTGGTGCAGCGGAAAGTGTTCCTTTAATTAAAGTGACTAACCTTGCTCGTACATTGCGTTTTTTGCAAGAAGAGAACGTTTGGATTGTCGGCACAGCAGGGGAAGCAGACCATACTTTATATCAAAGCAAACTTACCGGTCCTATGGCTTTGGTGATGGGGGCTGAAGGTGAAGGAATGCGCCGTTTAACGCGTGAGCATTGCGATGAACTTATTAGTATTCCAATGGCGGGTACGGTGTCTTCGCTCAACGTTTCTGTCGCAACGGGTGTTTGCTTATTTGAAGCAATGCGTCAGCGTATTATTGTGAAATAA
- the rnr gene encoding ribonuclease R, with the protein MSKDPFQDREAEKYASPIASREYILEEMKKRTAPMSREDLAQALKISGEEDLEALRRRLRAMERDGQLVFTRRQCYALPERLDLWKGKVIGHRDGYGFLRAEGQKDDLYLSQDEMKKTMHGDVILAQPLGMDRKGRREGRVVRVIEPRNNQIVGRYFIESGMGFVVPDDSRLSFDILIPKEDIMGARMGNVVVVEVTTRPTRRTQAVGRIVEILGETMGTGIAVEIALRTHEIPYTWPAKVTKEVADLKEEVPDSAKEGRIDLRGLPLITIDGEDARDFDDAVYCQRKKGGGWRLWVAIADVSYYVRPQTALDTEARSRGNSVYFPSQVVPMLPEILSNGLCSLNPQVDRLCMVCEMTVSEQGRLSSYKFYEAVMSSHARMTYTKVWKIIQGDEELREHYKPIVQDIEHLYELYQVLDKAREQRGAIGFESEEAKFIFNAERRIERIEPVVRNDAHKLIEECMILANIAAARFVEKNEEPALYRIHDKPKEESVLNLRSVFNELGLTLPGGLTPEPADYARVMKEVEDRPDREMLQTMILRSMKQAIYDPENRGHFGLALKSYAHFTSPIRRYPDLALHRAIKYQIAKQEGHGSQRWTPTGGYHSDMDTMLQLGEHCSLTERRADEATRDVADWLKCDFMLDQIGQQFTGIITSVTGFGFFVRLNDLFIDGLVHVSTLNNDYYQYDNVGQRLIGESSGQVYRLGDEVEVKVEAVSMDERTIDFSLISTTRTARNPGKTARVRGLKGEKDKKNASSSKSRRRDASKDKNFEPDSAFKKGKSAKSNANKDRAVKDQVAKDKASSKRKKASSQTKKIEAKLKAKRAAKRDKA; encoded by the coding sequence ATGTCAAAAGATCCTTTTCAAGATAGAGAAGCAGAGAAATACGCCTCTCCAATTGCTAGTCGCGAATATATTTTAGAAGAAATGAAAAAGCGCACGGCTCCAATGAGTCGTGAAGATTTAGCGCAGGCGTTAAAAATTTCTGGAGAAGAAGACCTAGAGGCGTTACGTCGCCGTTTAAGAGCGATGGAGCGTGATGGTCAGTTAGTGTTTACTCGCCGTCAGTGTTACGCATTGCCTGAACGCCTTGATTTATGGAAAGGTAAGGTCATCGGTCACCGTGATGGTTATGGTTTTTTACGTGCAGAAGGTCAAAAAGATGACCTTTATCTTTCACAAGATGAAATGAAAAAAACCATGCATGGTGATGTTATTCTTGCTCAACCTTTAGGTATGGATAGAAAAGGCCGTCGTGAAGGTCGCGTAGTGCGTGTTATTGAACCAAGAAATAACCAAATTGTTGGCCGCTATTTTATTGAATCTGGTATGGGATTTGTTGTACCGGACGATAGCCGTTTAAGTTTTGATATTCTTATTCCTAAAGAAGATATCATGGGTGCGCGTATGGGTAATGTGGTGGTGGTTGAAGTCACTACAAGGCCAACGCGACGGACTCAAGCTGTAGGTCGTATTGTTGAGATTTTAGGTGAAACGATGGGAACAGGTATTGCGGTAGAAATCGCATTACGTACTCATGAAATTCCTTATACTTGGCCTGCAAAAGTCACAAAAGAAGTCGCTGATTTAAAAGAAGAAGTGCCTGATTCTGCCAAAGAAGGTCGTATTGATTTACGTGGCTTACCTTTAATTACAATTGATGGTGAAGACGCACGAGATTTCGATGACGCAGTGTACTGTCAACGTAAAAAAGGCGGTGGTTGGCGTTTATGGGTCGCAATTGCTGATGTTAGTTACTATGTACGTCCACAAACGGCACTAGATACAGAAGCACGTAGTCGAGGAAACTCCGTTTATTTCCCTTCTCAAGTTGTCCCGATGTTGCCAGAAATTCTGTCTAATGGGCTGTGTTCACTAAACCCACAAGTTGATCGTTTATGTATGGTTTGTGAGATGACCGTTTCTGAGCAAGGGCGTCTCTCTTCTTATAAATTCTATGAAGCAGTGATGAGCTCTCATGCACGAATGACATACACCAAAGTGTGGAAGATTATTCAAGGCGATGAAGAGTTACGTGAACACTATAAACCTATCGTTCAAGATATTGAGCATCTATATGAGTTATACCAAGTGCTTGATAAAGCGCGTGAGCAACGTGGTGCGATTGGGTTTGAATCTGAAGAAGCGAAATTTATCTTCAATGCAGAGCGCCGTATTGAACGTATCGAGCCTGTTGTTCGTAACGATGCACACAAATTAATTGAAGAGTGCATGATCTTAGCGAATATCGCCGCAGCTCGTTTTGTTGAGAAAAATGAAGAGCCTGCGTTATACCGTATTCATGATAAACCGAAAGAAGAAAGTGTACTGAATTTACGTTCAGTCTTTAATGAATTAGGTTTAACATTGCCGGGTGGGTTAACACCAGAACCAGCAGATTATGCGCGTGTCATGAAAGAGGTTGAAGACCGACCTGATCGTGAAATGCTACAAACTATGATCTTGCGCTCAATGAAACAGGCGATTTACGATCCTGAAAATCGTGGACACTTTGGTTTAGCATTGAAGTCTTATGCACACTTTACCTCGCCAATTCGTCGTTATCCTGATTTAGCCTTGCACCGAGCAATTAAATATCAAATTGCTAAACAAGAAGGTCACGGCTCACAGCGTTGGACCCCAACAGGCGGCTACCATAGCGATATGGATACTATGTTGCAATTAGGTGAGCACTGTTCTTTAACGGAACGTCGTGCTGATGAAGCAACAAGAGATGTGGCTGATTGGCTAAAATGTGATTTTATGCTGGATCAAATTGGTCAACAATTTACGGGTATTATCACTAGTGTAACGGGCTTTGGTTTCTTTGTTCGCTTAAATGATCTATTTATTGATGGCTTAGTGCATGTTTCTACATTAAATAATGATTACTATCAATATGATAATGTGGGGCAGCGTTTAATTGGTGAGTCTTCAGGACAAGTCTATCGCCTCGGTGATGAAGTTGAAGTTAAAGTTGAAGCCGTCAGTATGGATGAACGTACTATCGACTTCTCCTTAATTTCAACAACACGCACAGCACGTAACCCAGGTAAAACAGCACGAGTTCGTGGCTTAAAGGGCGAAAAAGACAAGAAAAACGCAAGTTCTAGTAAGTCTCGACGTCGTGATGCAAGCAAAGATAAAAACTTTGAGCCAGATAGCGCCTTTAAAAAAGGAAAATCAGCTAAAAGCAATGCAAACAAAGACAGAGCTGTAAAAGACCAAGTTGCTAAAGATAAAGCGAGTAGTAAACGCAAGAAAGCATCATCACAAACCAAAAAGATAGAAGCAAAGCTTAAAGCTAAACGCGCGGCCAAACGCGATAAAGCATAA
- the rpsR gene encoding 30S ribosomal protein S18: MARYFRRRKFCRFTAEGVQEIDYKDIATLKNYITESGKIVPSRITGTRAKYQRQLARAIKRARYLSLLPYTDRHQ; this comes from the coding sequence ATGGCACGTTATTTCCGTCGTCGTAAGTTCTGCCGTTTCACAGCAGAAGGCGTACAAGAGATCGATTATAAAGATATCGCTACGCTGAAAAACTATATCACTGAAAGTGGTAAAATTGTACCAAGTCGTATCACCGGTACTCGTGCAAAATACCAGCGTCAGCTGGCTCGTGCTATCAAGCGCGCACGCTACCTGTCTTTATTACCTTATACTGATCGTCATCAGTAA
- the rpsF gene encoding 30S ribosomal protein S6, whose translation MRHYEIVFMVHPDQSEQVPGMIERYKTAITNANGQIHRLEDWGRRQLAYPINKLHKAHYVLMNVEAPQEVIDELETTFRFNDAVLRNMIMRTKHAVTEASPMVKAKDERRRDIADDLDEEDEVDDVAEDSEE comes from the coding sequence ATGCGTCATTACGAAATCGTTTTTATGGTTCATCCTGACCAGAGCGAACAAGTTCCGGGCATGATCGAGCGTTATAAAACCGCTATCACTAATGCAAATGGTCAGATCCACCGTCTAGAAGACTGGGGTCGTCGTCAATTAGCTTATCCAATCAACAAACTGCACAAAGCACACTACGTTCTGATGAACGTTGAAGCTCCGCAGGAAGTGATTGATGAACTGGAAACTACTTTCCGTTTCAACGATGCCGTTCTCCGCAACATGATCATGCGTACTAAACACGCAGTAACTGAAGCTTCTCCAATGGTTAAAGCAAAAGACGAACGCCGTCGTGATATCGCTGATGACCTCGATGAAGAAGATGAAGTTGATGATGTAGCAGAGGATTCTGAAGAGTAA
- the hflC gene encoding protease modulator HflC: MRKVIAVVAVIILALLYSSVFVVQQYERGIILRFAKVVRDAENKPVVYEPGLHFKIPFIENVKKLDARIQTMNIQQDRFLSGENKDLLVDSYLKWRISDFSTYYLATGGGNTTQAETLLRRKFSDRLRSEIGRMSVNQIITDSRGRLTIDVRNALNEGTPSRDTSAADDAIAIAAKKVAEETKGQAPAINMNSMAALGIEVIDVRIKQINLPMEVSEAIYQRMRAEREAVARRHRSQGQEQAVKIRAAADKTVTETLAESERESLRLRGEGDAQATKLFADAFNQDPDFYAFIRSLRAYEKSFNQDGNDVMVLSPDSDFLRYMKAPTKARAIEE; this comes from the coding sequence ATGCGTAAAGTTATCGCTGTTGTTGCAGTTATTATTTTAGCGTTGTTGTACTCCTCTGTATTTGTCGTTCAACAATATGAGCGTGGTATTATTTTACGCTTCGCAAAAGTTGTTCGTGATGCTGAAAATAAACCTGTTGTTTATGAGCCAGGTCTTCATTTTAAAATTCCATTCATTGAGAATGTGAAAAAACTGGATGCGCGTATTCAAACTATGAATATCCAGCAAGACCGTTTCTTATCTGGTGAGAATAAAGACTTATTAGTTGACTCTTATCTAAAATGGCGTATCAGTGATTTCAGTACTTACTATCTGGCAACAGGTGGCGGTAATACAACGCAAGCTGAAACTTTACTGCGTCGTAAATTCAGTGACCGTTTACGTTCTGAAATTGGTCGTATGAGCGTAAATCAAATTATTACGGATTCTCGTGGTCGTTTAACCATTGATGTTCGTAATGCACTGAATGAAGGTACACCTTCTCGAGATACAAGTGCTGCTGATGATGCTATTGCCATTGCGGCGAAGAAAGTAGCTGAAGAAACTAAAGGTCAAGCTCCTGCTATCAATATGAACAGTATGGCGGCATTAGGTATTGAAGTGATTGACGTTCGAATCAAGCAAATCAACCTACCTATGGAAGTTTCTGAGGCGATTTATCAGCGTATGCGTGCAGAACGTGAAGCAGTTGCTCGTCGTCACCGTTCACAAGGTCAAGAGCAAGCGGTGAAAATTCGTGCAGCGGCGGATAAGACAGTAACAGAAACATTAGCTGAATCTGAGCGTGAATCTTTACGTCTTCGTGGTGAAGGTGATGCACAAGCAACAAAACTGTTTGCTGATGCATTCAACCAAGATCCTGACTTCTATGCTTTCATTCGTAGCTTACGTGCTTATGAGAAGAGCTTTAATCAAGACGGCAATGACGTCATGGTGTTAAGCCCAGATAGCGATTTCTTACGCTATATGAAAGCACCAACCAAAGCGCGTGCGATTGAAGAGTAA
- a CDS encoding adenylosuccinate synthase: MSNNVVVLGTQWGDEGKGKIVDLLTERAKYVVRYQGGHNAGHTLVIDGEKTVLHLIPSGILRENVVSIIANGVVLSPEALMKEMTQLEDRGIPVRSRLLLSEACPLILPYHIALDNAREKARGEKAIGTTGRGIGPAYEDKVARRGLRVGDLFDKKAFAQKLKEIIEYHNFQLVNYYKVEPVDYQKTLDDIMAIADILTGMVVDVSDLLYKATQNGELVMFEGAQGTLLDIDHGTYPYVTSSNTTAGGVATGSGLGPRYVGYVLGIIKAYSTRVGAGPFPTELFDEVGDFLREKGQEFGATTGRSRRTGWLDIIAIRRAVQINSLSGFCMTKLDVLDGLKEVKLCVGYRLPNGEVIDTTPLAADDWEGIEPIYESMPGWNETTFGVKDHAQLPQAALNYIKRVEELTGVPVDIVSTGPDRSETIILRHPFDA; the protein is encoded by the coding sequence ATGAGTAATAACGTTGTCGTATTGGGCACCCAGTGGGGTGACGAAGGCAAAGGCAAGATAGTCGATTTGCTGACAGAACGCGCTAAGTATGTTGTTCGCTACCAAGGTGGCCATAACGCGGGTCACACTCTAGTCATCGACGGTGAAAAAACCGTTCTTCATTTAATCCCATCAGGCATTCTCCGTGAAAATGTTGTTAGCATCATAGCAAACGGTGTCGTTTTATCACCAGAAGCACTGATGAAGGAAATGACCCAACTTGAAGATCGTGGCATTCCTGTTCGCTCTCGTTTACTTCTGTCTGAAGCTTGCCCATTAATCCTTCCTTATCATATCGCATTAGATAATGCGCGTGAGAAAGCACGTGGCGAGAAAGCTATCGGTACAACAGGTCGCGGTATTGGCCCTGCTTACGAAGATAAAGTTGCTCGTCGTGGTTTACGTGTTGGCGATCTGTTTGATAAAAAAGCATTTGCACAAAAACTCAAAGAAATCATCGAATACCATAACTTCCAACTGGTGAACTACTACAAAGTTGAACCGGTTGATTACCAAAAAACCTTAGACGATATCATGGCAATCGCTGATATTCTGACAGGTATGGTTGTTGATGTTTCTGACTTACTGTACAAAGCAACACAAAACGGTGAGTTAGTGATGTTTGAAGGTGCACAAGGTACTTTATTAGACATCGACCATGGTACTTATCCGTATGTAACCTCTTCAAACACCACAGCAGGTGGCGTGGCAACTGGCTCAGGTTTAGGCCCTCGCTATGTTGGTTACGTATTAGGGATCATCAAAGCGTACTCTACCCGTGTCGGTGCAGGTCCATTCCCAACTGAACTGTTTGATGAAGTGGGTGACTTCCTGCGTGAGAAAGGCCAAGAGTTTGGTGCAACCACTGGTCGTAGCCGTCGTACTGGTTGGTTAGATATCATCGCTATTCGTCGCGCTGTTCAAATCAACTCACTGTCTGGCTTCTGCATGACTAAACTGGATGTATTAGATGGTCTGAAAGAAGTGAAACTGTGCGTAGGTTATCGCTTACCAAATGGTGAAGTGATTGATACAACGCCTTTAGCTGCTGATGATTGGGAAGGTATTGAGCCTATCTATGAATCAATGCCGGGTTGGAACGAAACGACATTTGGTGTGAAAGATCACGCTCAATTGCCACAAGCAGCACTGAACTACATCAAACGTGTAGAAGAGTTGACTGGTGTTCCTGTTGATATCGTTTCTACAGGACCAGATCGCTCCGAGACTATTATTCTCCGTCATCCATTTGATGCTTAA
- the hflK gene encoding FtsH protease activity modulator HflK produces the protein MAWNQPGNNGQDRDPWGNRNSGNNNGDGNGNSNGNQGGRNRGASDLDDMFRKLSEKLGGFGGKKGGNSSSGQNGGPRGNAGNLLISLALGAVVVVWAASGFYTIKEAEQGVVTRFGKFYQIVEPGLNWKPTFIDEVQPVNVKTIRDLTTGGMMLTSDENMVQVEINVQYVVSDPETFLFNLTTPINSLGQATDSAVRGVIGRSEMEKILTSNRSEIRDQTRQELEETIRPYNMGISIVDVNFQVARPPEAVKAAFDDVIAAREEEQKTIRQAEAYKNEVLPLAKGNAQRMIEEATAYKTSVVMRAEGEVASFAKILPEYRAAPEITRERLYIETMEKVLSKTRKVIANDKGNSMLVLPLEQMLRQPSQSGASNTLEAPARIPAPAPTVNPTPTQKPATTTYGNGGYGSNNGGYGQPYGNNQGGQ, from the coding sequence ATGGCGTGGAATCAGCCCGGTAACAACGGACAAGACCGCGACCCGTGGGGTAACCGAAACAGCGGCAATAATAATGGCGATGGTAACGGTAACTCCAACGGCAATCAAGGAGGTCGGAATCGTGGAGCATCAGATCTCGATGATATGTTCCGTAAACTGAGTGAAAAACTTGGTGGTTTCGGCGGTAAAAAAGGTGGGAACTCCTCTTCTGGGCAAAATGGCGGGCCTCGTGGTAATGCTGGAAATCTTTTGATTTCTCTTGCATTAGGTGCGGTTGTCGTAGTTTGGGCTGCAAGTGGTTTTTATACCATTAAAGAAGCAGAACAGGGTGTCGTAACTCGTTTTGGTAAATTTTACCAAATCGTTGAACCCGGTCTGAACTGGAAACCGACTTTTATTGATGAGGTTCAGCCTGTTAACGTGAAAACTATCCGTGATTTAACCACGGGTGGCATGATGTTAACGTCAGATGAAAATATGGTTCAAGTTGAGATAAACGTGCAGTACGTTGTCTCTGATCCAGAAACATTTCTGTTTAACCTCACAACACCTATTAACAGCTTAGGTCAAGCAACCGACAGTGCTGTACGTGGTGTTATTGGTCGTTCAGAAATGGAAAAAATTCTGACTTCAAACCGTTCAGAAATTCGTGACCAGACGCGTCAAGAATTAGAAGAGACTATCCGTCCTTATAATATGGGTATCTCTATTGTGGACGTCAACTTCCAAGTAGCGCGTCCTCCAGAAGCTGTAAAAGCGGCATTCGATGACGTAATTGCGGCTCGTGAAGAAGAACAAAAAACAATTCGTCAAGCTGAAGCTTATAAAAACGAAGTGTTACCGTTAGCTAAAGGTAACGCACAACGTATGATTGAAGAAGCAACAGCGTATAAAACCAGTGTGGTGATGAGAGCAGAGGGTGAGGTAGCTAGCTTTGCTAAAATCTTACCTGAGTATCGTGCAGCTCCTGAAATTACTCGCGAGCGTCTTTACATTGAAACGATGGAAAAAGTGCTATCGAAAACACGTAAAGTCATTGCAAATGATAAAGGTAACAGCATGTTAGTGCTACCTTTAGAGCAAATGCTACGTCAGCCATCTCAATCGGGTGCATCAAATACCCTTGAGGCGCCGGCTCGTATACCCGCACCAGCTCCAACTGTAAACCCAACACCGACACAAAAACCAGCAACAACGACTTATGGTAATGGTGGATATGGTAGTAATAATGGCGGTTATGGTCAGCCTTACGGCAATAATCAAGGAGGACAATAA